A genomic window from Babylonia areolata isolate BAREFJ2019XMU chromosome 9, ASM4173473v1, whole genome shotgun sequence includes:
- the LOC143285793 gene encoding large ribosomal subunit protein mL52-like: protein MACSRCSALFQRAVSVRIPSASRHVSTTIVLQGKRRKEPALRKWGLENFPREDRSRQRSALYDLPDFTYLDGRPTPLTKEQLEKKEKNYHLAKRIVMLVNEMEQAKSTHLKRIEAEDTRRKDIIGSKLKQKSNDL, encoded by the exons atggcatgcTCAAGGTGTTCTGCACTGTTTCAGAGAG CTGTGAGTGTCAGAATACCATCAGCCAGCCGACATGTGAGCACTACCATTGTGTTACAAGGCAAGAGGAGGAAGGAGCCAGCTCTTAGAAAATGGGGCCTGGA AAACTTTCCACGAGAGGACAGATCAAGACAACGAAGTGCTTTGTACGACTTGCCTGATTTCACATATTTAG ATGGACGCCCAACACCCCTGACCAAAGAGCagttggagaagaaagagaagaactatCATTTGGCT AAGCGAATCGTGATGCTGGTGAATGAAATGGAGCAGGCCAAGTCCACCCATCTGAAGCGAATTGAAGCTGAAGACACTAGACGGAAGGACATAATTGGTTCCAAGCTGAAACAGAAATCGAACGATTTGTAA
- the LOC143286146 gene encoding F-box/LRR-repeat protein 8-like yields MAADEESRNEDGGMWAALPDHILVMVLSYLTPHQRLQMALTCRSWSTCLKHPLFWRRFLCHFKSPGHEKVLSAVEHHGHRIRAFVMEIDQSSPDNRKNACKALNRLAKTTGRKLTSLEIHFVGQNPYFYAGQEFVVELKLLFGCIEDNPEPFSLLTHIDLSGLDIALDDSLFDILAENHPHLEFLNIQNKSLVCKVSSRCMQRLVSRCRKLKDLRVFHLSLTDDILTDIAEQNEPCLQRLSIIYRRETKYTSDLSSEAWSRLVTRIPSLRVTLGFDHTCPLHRISEVMKPEIPVTELRLETFTRIYEEVNLATSFYKETLEKLVLQTRNSEELGQALLRLAEKCEQLNALLVYCVLSQDVIDRILDLRPLMRQRGSFILKSTLEEGPWVVGAETNEEAEEQLIEHR; encoded by the exons ATGGCTGCGGATGAAGAATCAAGAAATGAGGATGGCGGAATGTGGGCAGCGTTGCCAGACCACATTCTGGTGATGGTGCTGTCCTACCTGACACCCCACCAGCGTCTCCAGATGGCGCTTACCTGCAGGAGCTGGAGCACCTGTCTCAAGCACCCCCTCTTTTGGCGTCGGTTCCTGTGTCACTTTAAATCACCAGGCCATGAAAAG GTATTGAGTGCAGTGGAACACCATGGTCACCGGATTCGAGCCTTTGTAATGGAAATAGACCAAAGCAGTCCAGACAACCGCAAAAATGCCTGCAAA GCTTTGAATCGTCTAGCCAAAACCACCGGGCGGAAACTAACATCACTGGAAATTCATTTTGTTGGGCAAAATCCCTACTTCTATGCTGGGCAGGAGTTTGTTGTTGAGTTGAAACTTCTCTTTGGCTGTATTGAGGACAACCCAGAACCATTCAGTCTTCTCACACACATTGATCTCAGTGGGTTGGACATTGCATTAGATGATTCGTTGTTTGACATTCTGGCAGAAAACCACCCTCATCTGGAGTTCCTGAACATTCAAAACAAAAGCTTGGTATGCAAAGTCAGCTCAAGGTGTATGCAGCGCCTGGTATCACGGTGCAGAAAGTTAAAAGACCTGCGAGTCTTTCATCTGAGTTTAACGGATGACATTTTGACAGACATTGCTGAACAGAATGAACCATGCCTTCAACGTCTGTCCATCATTTACAGACGTGAGACAAAGTACACGTCAGATTTGTCCTCAGAGGCTTGGTCCAGGCTGGTCACTCGGATACCCTCGCTGCGTGTCACCCTGGGCTTTGACCACACATGCCCGCTTCACAGAATCAGTGAGGTCATGAAGCCAGAAATCCCTGTGACAGAACTTCGCTTAGAGACCTTCACACGGATCTACGAAGAAGTCAACCTGGCCACAAGCTTTTACAAGGAAACCTTGGAGAAGCTGGTACTGCAAACACGCAACTCAGAAGAGCTTGGGCAGGCACTGCTGAGGCTTGCGGAGAAATGTGAGCAACTGAACGCcttgttggtgtactgtgttctGAGCCAGGATGTCATTGACCGCATTCTGGACCTGCGCCCACTGATGAGGCAGCGAGGATCCTTCATTCTCAAGTCCACCTTGGAGGAGGGGCCCTGGGTTGTAGGAGCAGAAACGAATGAGGAGGCAGAGGAACAGCTGATTGAGCATCGTTGA